CCACCACCAACCCGGCCCCGTAGAGCGCGAGCCGTCCTCCGGCCTTCATCAGACGCGCACCGCCGAGTAGCCGGCCTCCTCGACCGCCGCGAGGACCTTGGCGTCGTCGATCTCGCCCTCGGCGGTGACGTTGAGCTTGCCGGTCTGCGCGCTGACTTGGATGTCCTGGACGCCGGGGATCTCGCTGACCTCCTCGCGGATCGACATCTCGCAGTGGCCGCAGGTCATGCCCGTCACCTGGTAATCGTTCGAAGCCATCAGGTGTCCTCCTTGTATGTCGGGTTGTACGTCGGGAGTACCCCTACCGGGTACGTGTACTAGTCAAACGTATACCCATGTCAGGTATTCCGCAAGGAGGGAGGCGATCGTGTGAGCTGCATTGCGCAAGTGCTGCAAACAATGGTTGGAGCGTCCGAGGTGTGCCTTGTGGTGCACCGATGCTGCGGGGCGATCCGCTGGGTTCTGGCGCTGCGCGTCGGAGAGTAGTGACCCCTCGGCTCATCAGAACCGTGGACTGCCTTGCCGCATCGACGAAGGCAGCGAAGACTGGTACGAAACCGACTCGCGCCCAGACCCGTCAGTGAGTGGGGTCAACGCTCGGGAAGCGCGGTGCCGGAGACCCCAGGCAGGGGTCTCTGACGGTGACCCTGGTGAAGGCGCGCGGGCGCAGCAGCACGGGGACAGTCAGTGGCCGGGCCGATCCCGTGGAGGACGTCGTCACCCTCGGGGTTGTCGAGATGCAGCAAAGACTGCACGCGACTCGCCGTGAACCGTTCGGAGAGGGGGCGGGATCCGGTGTGTGAGGGAGCCTGGCCGGACGCCCCTGCCGTGCTGGGGCGGGGAGCAGGCTGGGGTATCGAGTCGACAACTCTAGGCTGTCACCGTGACCACTGTTTTAGATCACCTCCGCGCTGATGACCGCGAGCACGTCGGGTACATCGAGATGACCGACGACGGCCTCTTCATCCCCTACGACCTCCTGCGTCGGCGGTGCGGTGAGCCCATGGAGCTGGCCGAGGCCGAAGAACTGCTTGACACCGTCGGTTTGCAGGCGTTGGGCGAGCAGTGGCTGCTTCGCACCGAGGGTGACGCATGGGTGCCCGTGGGCATCCAGGAGTTCTCACGAGAGTCCGTCACAGTGGCGCCGCGGCTCGATGACAGGGCGGTGGCCAAGGCGCTGGATCTCACCGCGACGGTGATGTTGTCGTTGCCGACGGATCGGCTCCGTTCCGCCGAATGAGGCTGGGCGGTTCCCTTCTCAGGCGAAGATCTCCCGCAAGGGTGTCCACCCCACGGGAAGCGGCCCGCAGATGGCGGCTCGTTGCCTGTCTGCCTCATGGGACCAGCCCTGAGCTTGTCCCGGGCTGCCGACCGGACCCCGGGCAAGGCGGAGTCCCACGTCCTCCAGGACGGCGTCCGGGGCGTTGCCCCGGCGCACTGAGGCGCGCACGCTCCAGGGTTCATCCGCCCAGCCACCCCCGCGCAGACTGCGGTAGTCGCCGTAGCGGGCGGGATCGGCGTAGTCCCAGCACCATTCCCAGATGTTGCCGAGCATGTCGTGCAGACCGTGCGGGTTGGCTTTCTTCATGCCGACGGGCTGGGGGCCCTCAAGGTGGTCGAGGCTGGTCCAGGCGATGTCTTCAAGCGGCCCGTAGGTGGGCGAGGTCGTTCCGGCGCGGCAGGCGTACTCCCACTCGGCCTCGGTGGGCAATCGGTACCCGTCAGCGCTCGTGTTCCAGGTGACGGAGCGTCCGTCCCCAGCATGCGTGTAGGCCGGCTGCAGCTCTTCAGCTTTGGATAGCTCGTTGCAGAGGTTGATGGTCTCGAACCATGTCAGAGGCGTGAGCGGGCGTCCGGTGCTCCGGTCACGGAGGGGGTGCACGGCCATCTCGAAGGGCTCCAGTTCCACATCCCGTGTGGTCCCGCGACGGGCGTCACGCAGGGTGATTTTTCCCGAAGACAGGGTGGCCATGGAGGGCTGGTTCATGGCGTCAGCGTCGCACACGGGCTGACTGGAGAACCACGAGCTGCACCCGGACAGGGTTCAACTGTCAATACCTAAGTGGCTCGTGGTCGTATGAAACATATTTGCGCGTTTGTGAAATCTTCGCTGCATCTCGACACTCGTGCGCGAAGACGGGGAGGGCGGGGCGCGCGTGTAGTCTGCTGACACTCTCCTGAACGGTGTTCAGGAGCCCTCGCACCCGCATCGCACCCAGGAGCACCATGACCTCCCCCTCCGCGCCGCAGACCGCCGTCGTCGACGCGCCGGCCACCCACCGCCCGCGCCGTTCCCCCGGGGCCGACCTGGCCCGCATCGCCGTGATGGCCGCGCTCATCGCCGTCCTCGGCGCCATGCCCGGCATCCCCGTGCCCGGCATCCCCACGCCCATCACCCTGCAGACGCTCGGCGTCATGCTCGCCGGCCTGGTGCTCGGGGCCTGGCGGGGCGCGGCGTCCGTCGCCCTGTTCCACCTGCTGGTCGCCCTGGGCCTGCCGCTGCTGGCCGGCGGCCGCGGCGGCGCCGCCGTGTTCGTGGGCCCCTCCGCGGGCTTCCTCTGGGGCTGGATCCCGGGCGCGTTCGTCGTCGGCCTGCTGTTCCACCTCTACCTCCGCGGCCGCCGCGACGGCCGGAACACCGGCGGGCTGGTCGCCGCGGCCCTCACGGCCTGCGTGGTCGGCGGCATCGCCGTCATCTACCTGTTCGGCATCCCCGGCATGAACCTCTTCGGCGGCGTCCCGCTGGACAAGGCCGCGATCGGCTCCCTCGCGTTCATCCCCGGCGACCTGCTCAAGGCCGTGGTCGCGGCGCTGCTGGCCGCCGGACTCTGGAAGGCGTACCCGCGAGCCTTCGCGTGAGCCCCCTCGCCCCCGTCCCCGACCCCGCCGCCCGCCTGGCCTTCCTGGCGGATGCGGACCACGCCGCGGTGCTCGCCGAGGCGGTGGCCGTCCGCGCCCGCGGCGGGGTCCCGGTGGTGGGGGACGAGCGCTGGCCCGCCGACCTCCGGGCGGCCCAGCGGGAGCACGCCGTCGTCCAGCTGCGCCGGCTCGCCGCGCGGGACCCGGACCTGGCCGCCCGCGTCGGCTGGGCGGCCTTCACCTCGGGGTCCACGTCCCGCCCCCGCGTGGTGCTGCGCACGGACGACTCCTGGCGGGCCGGCCACCCCCACGTCGCCGCGTGGCTGGGCCTGGCCCCCGGCGAGGCCATGCTGACGGCCGTCCACCCCGTCTCCTCCATGGCCCTGCACGCCGCCGCCTGGTGCGCGGCCACGGGGCATCGCCTGGCGGTGTCCCCGCACGCGCGCCTGACCGCGGCGGACCTCACCGGACCGGCCGCCCTCACCGCGACCCCCTCCCAGCTCACGGACGCCCTGGACCTGCTCGACGACGGCGCCCCCTCCACCCTGCGCGTGGCCCTCGTCGGCGGGGACCGGCTCCCGGCCGGCGCCCGCGAGCGCGCCGCCGCCCACGGGCTGCGGACGGTCCACTACTACGGCGCGGCCGAGGCCAGCTTCGTGGCCGTGGACCTGGACGGGTCCGGGCTGCGCCCCCTGCCCGGGGTGGAGCTGGAGGTGGCGGAGCCGGACGTCCTCGCCGACGCCGACGGTCCGCGCACCGGCGTCCTGCGCGTGGCCTCCCCGCAGCTGGCGGTCCCGGACGACTCGCGCCTCGCCTCCGGCGCCCCGCGCTGGGACGCGGAGGGACGGCTCACCACGGGCGACCGCGTCACCTGGGATCCCGCCGCCGGGATCCTCACCGTGCACGGCCGCGCCGACGAGGTCGTCCTCACCGCCGGCGCGACCGTCTCCGCCGCGGACGTGGAAGCCGAGCTGGCCGCCGTCGCCGGCCCCGACGGCCGCCCCGTGGCCGCCGGGGTGCTGGTGCTCGGGGTGCCGGACCCGCGGCTGGGCCAGCGGGTCGCCGCCGCCGTCGAGCCCGCGCCCGGGGTGGCCCCGGAGGACGCCCTGGCCGCGCTGCAGGGGGTCGCCCGCGCCCGGCTCTCCCCGGCCGCCCGGCCCCGCCGTTGGGTGGCCGTGGGCCGGCTGGAGCGCACCGGCAGCGGCAAGATCCGCCGCGTCACGCCCCCGGAGCTGCGCCCATGAGCGCCGTCGGCCTGGATGCCGCGCCCGTGTGGATCACGGCCGTCTCCCGCACGCCCGTCACGGCCCGCTCCCGCGCGCAGGCGCACCTGGGCGCCGGCGAGCTGGCCGCCGGCCCCGTGGGCGAGGTCGCCGCCGGGACGCACCCGGCCGCCGTCGTGCTCGGCAACGGGGCGGGCCCCGGGGGCAACGTGGCGCGGATCGCCGCGCTGGCCGCGGGGCTGGGCGTGGCCACGCCCGGCTGGACCGTGGACGCGCAGTGCGGGGCGGGGCTGGTGGCGGTCGCGCAGGCGGCCGGGCACGCCGTCGCGACGGGCCGGGCGTGTGTGGGCGGCGGCGTCGAGTCGCCGAGCACGGCTCCCGAGCGCTCGATCGACGGCGTCTCCTACGCGCAGGCGCCCATGGTCCCGGCCGGCTGGGACGACCCCGGGATGACGGCCGCCGCCGATGCCCTCGCCGCTGCGCGGGGCATCGGCCGGGCCCGCCAGGAGTCGTTCGCGGCCCGCTCGCACGTGCTCGCCCTGGCCGGGGGCCTCCGCCTGCCCGACGACGACGGCCCCCGCCGCCTCGACGCCGCCGCCCTCGCCCGGTTCCGGGCCGTGACGCCCGGCGCGGACCCGGCCACGGCGGTCACCGGGGCGACGGCCGCGCGCATCGCCGACGGCGCTGCCGCCGTGCTCGTCACCCCCCACAGCGCTGTCGTGCGTGAAACGGACGGCGTGTCGACCGCTTCCGTGCGCGGTGTGGACGTCCTCCGCCCCTGCCGGGTCCTCTCCTGGTCCCTCACCGGGGTGGACCCGGCCCTGCCCGGGCTCGGGCCCGTGAGCGCCGTCCGCGACGCGCTGGACGCTGCAGGCCGCACGCTGGAGGGGGTGGCCGTCGTCGAGCTGGTGGAGGCCTACGCCGCCCAGGTCCTGGCCGCCCTGGACGACCTCGGCCTCACCGGTGCCTCCGGCACCTCAGCCCCGGGCGCCTCGGGCCCCGCCACCGCACACGACCCCTGGGGCGTCGACCCGCGCGTCAACGCGGCCGGCGGCGCGCTCGCGCTCGGGCACCCGTGGGGCGCGTCGGGTGCCGTCGCCGTGGTCCACGCGGTGCGGCGCCTGCAGGCCGAGCCGCCGGGCGCCGTCGGACTGGCCGCGTGCGCCGTGGGCGGCGGCATGGGCGCGGCGATGGTCCTGGAGGTCGCCTGATGCCCGCCCTGGTGGCCCGTCCCGCTCTGCCGACGCCGCCCGCCTCAGCGGGAGGTGTCGAGGGGGAGGCGGTCCCGGTCGTAGGTGATGTCCGTGTACCCGTGGGGCTGTGGCCTGCCCTCCTCGTCGAGGGAGACGAACACGATCTTGTCGATCGTCAGGATGACCTCCCCCGTGACGATGTTGCGGACCTTGGCGCGCATGGTCAGGGAGGTGCGGCCGAACTTCACGGCGCGCAGGCCCATCTCGATCATGTCGCCCTGCCGGGCGGACGCGCTGAACTCGATCTCGGAGATCAGCTTGGTCACCGAGCGCGGGTTGCCGAGCTGGATGATCGAGTAGATCGCCGCCTCCTCGTCGATCCAGCGCAGCAGCGAGCCGCCGAACAGCGTCCCGTTGGCGTTGAGGTCCTCGGGCTTGACCCACTTGCGGGTGCGGTAGGAGACGTCGTCGTCCTCGTGCGCGGTCAGGTTCGGGGCGTGGTGCGTGGCCATGGTCACACCGTATCCCCGTCCGTCCCCGCCGGATCCGGAAGGATGGTCGTATGACAGGCCGCACCCCTCCCACCCGCGCTCCGCACGACGACGACGCGGCCGTGCGCCTGGCCGGCGTGCAGGTCGCGGCCCCCGGGGGCCCCGTCCTCCTGGACGGTGTGGACCTGCACCTGACGGCCCCGCGCGTCGCGGTGGTCGGGGAGAACGGCTCCGGCAAGTCCACGCTGGCGCGCGCCGTGGCGGGGCTCGCGGAGGTCACCGCCGGCGAGGTCGCGGTGCACGGCGTGGACGCGGTGCGGGACGTGAAGGCGCTGCGCCGCACGGTGGGCATGGTGTTCGCCAATCCGGCCGCGCAGATGGTCATGCCCACCGTCCGGGAGGACGTGGAGCTCACCGTGAAGGCCCTGACGGACGACGCCGGCCGCCGCCTGTCCCGGGCCGAGGTCGCCGCGCGCGTGGACGCGGCGCTGGCCGAGCACCGGCTCACGGACCTGGCGGAGCGCCCCTGCCTCTCCCTCTCCTCCGGGCAGGCACAGCGCCTGGCGATGTGCTCCGTGCTGGTCGGCGCCCCGCGACTCGTGATCGCGGACGAGCCCACCTCCCTCCTGGACGGCCGCCACCGCCGGAT
This sequence is a window from Micrococcus porci. Protein-coding genes within it:
- a CDS encoding heavy-metal-associated domain-containing protein produces the protein MASNDYQVTGMTCGHCEMSIREEVSEIPGVQDIQVSAQTGKLNVTAEGEIDDAKVLAAVEEAGYSAVRV
- a CDS encoding serine/threonine protein phosphatase, whose amino-acid sequence is MTTVLDHLRADDREHVGYIEMTDDGLFIPYDLLRRRCGEPMELAEAEELLDTVGLQALGEQWLLRTEGDAWVPVGIQEFSRESVTVAPRLDDRAVAKALDLTATVMLSLPTDRLRSAE
- a CDS encoding formylglycine-generating enzyme family protein, producing MNQPSMATLSSGKITLRDARRGTTRDVELEPFEMAVHPLRDRSTGRPLTPLTWFETINLCNELSKAEELQPAYTHAGDGRSVTWNTSADGYRLPTEAEWEYACRAGTTSPTYGPLEDIAWTSLDHLEGPQPVGMKKANPHGLHDMLGNIWEWCWDYADPARYGDYRSLRGGGWADEPWSVRASVRRGNAPDAVLEDVGLRLARGPVGSPGQAQGWSHEADRQRAAICGPLPVGWTPLREIFA
- a CDS encoding biotin transporter BioY → MTSPSAPQTAVVDAPATHRPRRSPGADLARIAVMAALIAVLGAMPGIPVPGIPTPITLQTLGVMLAGLVLGAWRGAASVALFHLLVALGLPLLAGGRGGAAVFVGPSAGFLWGWIPGAFVVGLLFHLYLRGRRDGRNTGGLVAAALTACVVGGIAVIYLFGIPGMNLFGGVPLDKAAIGSLAFIPGDLLKAVVAALLAAGLWKAYPRAFA
- a CDS encoding AMP-binding protein; translated protein: MSPLAPVPDPAARLAFLADADHAAVLAEAVAVRARGGVPVVGDERWPADLRAAQREHAVVQLRRLAARDPDLAARVGWAAFTSGSTSRPRVVLRTDDSWRAGHPHVAAWLGLAPGEAMLTAVHPVSSMALHAAAWCAATGHRLAVSPHARLTAADLTGPAALTATPSQLTDALDLLDDGAPSTLRVALVGGDRLPAGARERAAAHGLRTVHYYGAAEASFVAVDLDGSGLRPLPGVELEVAEPDVLADADGPRTGVLRVASPQLAVPDDSRLASGAPRWDAEGRLTTGDRVTWDPAAGILTVHGRADEVVLTAGATVSAADVEAELAAVAGPDGRPVAAGVLVLGVPDPRLGQRVAAAVEPAPGVAPEDALAALQGVARARLSPAARPRRWVAVGRLERTGSGKIRRVTPPELRP
- a CDS encoding thiolase C-terminal domain-containing protein gives rise to the protein MSAVGLDAAPVWITAVSRTPVTARSRAQAHLGAGELAAGPVGEVAAGTHPAAVVLGNGAGPGGNVARIAALAAGLGVATPGWTVDAQCGAGLVAVAQAAGHAVATGRACVGGGVESPSTAPERSIDGVSYAQAPMVPAGWDDPGMTAAADALAAARGIGRARQESFAARSHVLALAGGLRLPDDDGPRRLDAAALARFRAVTPGADPATAVTGATAARIADGAAAVLVTPHSAVVRETDGVSTASVRGVDVLRPCRVLSWSLTGVDPALPGLGPVSAVRDALDAAGRTLEGVAVVELVEAYAAQVLAALDDLGLTGASGTSAPGASGPATAHDPWGVDPRVNAAGGALALGHPWGASGAVAVVHAVRRLQAEPPGAVGLAACAVGGGMGAAMVLEVA
- a CDS encoding acyl-CoA thioesterase; translated protein: MATHHAPNLTAHEDDDVSYRTRKWVKPEDLNANGTLFGGSLLRWIDEEAAIYSIIQLGNPRSVTKLISEIEFSASARQGDMIEMGLRAVKFGRTSLTMRAKVRNIVTGEVILTIDKIVFVSLDEEGRPQPHGYTDITYDRDRLPLDTSR
- a CDS encoding energy-coupling factor ABC transporter ATP-binding protein — its product is MTGRTPPTRAPHDDDAAVRLAGVQVAAPGGPVLLDGVDLHLTAPRVAVVGENGSGKSTLARAVAGLAEVTAGEVAVHGVDAVRDVKALRRTVGMVFANPAAQMVMPTVREDVELTVKALTDDAGRRLSRAEVAARVDAALAEHRLTDLAERPCLSLSSGQAQRLAMCSVLVGAPRLVIADEPTSLLDGRHRRIVADRLLGGAERGEFQLLLVTHDLDLARACDAAVWVHSGRVERHGPAAETVAAYEAFLDDAVARELA